In Musa acuminata AAA Group cultivar baxijiao chromosome BXJ3-9, Cavendish_Baxijiao_AAA, whole genome shotgun sequence, a single genomic region encodes these proteins:
- the LOC135649362 gene encoding MYB31 transcription factor31-like yields MGRSPCCERAHTNKGAWTKEEDDRLIAYIGAHGEGCWRSLPKAAGLLRCGKSCRLRWINYLRPDLKRGNFTEEEDELIIKLHSLLGNKWSLIAGKLPGRTDNEIKNYWNTHIRKKLLSMGVDPATHRPIHDSAATITAVSVGRTEEKAAGFGREQERSGEEETSARRQHHRPPKCPDLNLELCISPPFQQSRLHPI; encoded by the exons ATGGGAAGGTCTCCGTGCTGCGAGAGAGCGCACACCAACAAGGGAGCGTGGACCAAGGAGGAAGACGACCGCCTCATCGCCTACATCGGAGCCCACGGCGAGGGCTGCTGGCGCTCGCTCCCCAAGGCCGCTGGTCTTCTCCGCTGCGGCAAGAGCTGCCGCCTCCGGTGGATCAACTACCTTCGGCCCGACCTCAAGCGTGGAAACTTCACCGAGGAGGAAGACGAGCTCATCATCAAGCTCCACAGCCTTCTCGGTAACAA ATGGTCTCTGATCGCCGGAAAGTTACCTGGGAGaacggacaacgagatcaagaactactggaacacgcaCATCAGGAAGAAGCTGCTGAGCATGGGGGTGGATCCTGCCACCCACCGGCCGATCCACGACAGCGCCGCGACCATAACCGCCGTCTCCGTCGGGAGAACAGAGGAGAAGGCTGCTGGTTTTGGACGTGAGCAGGAGAGGAGCGGCGAGGAGGAGACATCGGCACGGCGGCAGCACCATCGACCACCGAAGTGTCCAGACCTCAACTTGGAGCTTTGCATAAGCCCTCCGTTCCAACAATCTCGTTTGCACCCCATCTAA
- the LOC135649732 gene encoding seipin-2-like isoform X2 translates to MDLREIHHDDDKDDEDKAEADSASDIYFDALDSFIESDDDGEIFFDLPPSLHLESASTPLDVLPSSASTLRRRRQPPPEGTDPAPKANLDSPADTQPKIELDMKRRVLGSDTPASSAITSDQVSAGGRDVRPGVSRESGATSRARDNEVAAADSGSVPPWCILEFSADLVIKAVFFQMTLLVSFVKTTFWLFQCSFLCVTDPLGTLYRARDGAKARVSEACKSLYENILPLMFGRLIRQRETWKLVVMLTWGFFWSLYVCLLLFGILAASFLGASLIMRRVVEEPIQMTEELSFDYTKTSPEALVPIVPCVGCLVSSKEFSIVTHEFRRLAPPNQKLQLTISLTLPESDYNRNLGVFQCQAIKRKVKERNQLYACHKRNSGSFVELLLPPFCNSMCLVIIIYIDLITFI, encoded by the exons ATGGACCTGCGAGAAATCCACCACGACGACGACAAGGATGACGAGGACAAGGCCGAGGCCGACTCTGCCTCCGATATCTACTTCGACGCCCTTGATTCCTTCATCGAGTCTGACGACGACGGCGAAATTTTCTTCGATTTGCCCCCGTCTCTCCACCTTGAATCGGCCTCCACCCCCCTCGACGTTTTGCCTTCATCAGCATCGACCCTCCGCCGGCGTCGCCAGCCGCCCCCCGAGGGAACCGACCCCGCCCCTAAAGCGAACTTGGATTCCCCCGCCGACACGCAGCCGAAGATTGAGCTCGATATGAAGCGACGGGTATTGGGTTCGGATACTCCGGCTTCTTCTGCTATCACCTCGGATCAGGTTAGTGCCGGAGGACGGGATGTACGCCCGGGGGTTTCTAGGGAATCCGGAGCGACGAGCCGTGCCCGTGATAACGAGGTAGCGGCAGCTGACTCTGGATCGGTGCCGCCCTGGTGCATCTTGGAGTTTTCAGCTGATCTGGTGATCAAAGCTGTCTTCTTTCAGATGACTTTGCTGGTCAGCTTCGTCAAGACAACCTTTTGGTTGTTTCAGTGCTCTTTCTTATGCGTCACAGATCCTCTCGGCACTCTTTACCGAGCAAGGGATGGGGCAAAGGCAAGGGTTTCGGAAGCATGTAAGAGTTTGTACGAGAATATTCTCCCGTTGATGTTCGGAAGATTAATTAGACAGCGGGAAACGTGGAAATTGGTGGTGATGTTGACATGGGGGTTCTTCTGGTCTCTCTATGTATGTCTCTTGTTGTTTGGGATTTTGGCAGCCTCTTTCTTAGGAGCGAGTCTGATCATGAGGCGGGTGGTGGAAGAGCCCATACAGATGACCGAGGAATTGAGTTTTGATTACACAAAAACCAGCCCGGAAGCTCTTGTGCCAATTGTTCCTTGCGTTGGTTGCTTGGTTTCCAGCAAAGAATTCAGCATTGTGACCCATGAATTTCGGCGGCTGGCGCCTCCAAATCAAAAGCTGCAGCTTACCATTTCATTGACTCTGCCAGAATCGGATTACAACAGAAATCTTGGGGTCTTTCAG TGCCAAGCAATTAAAAGGAAGGTAAAAGAGAGAAATCAGCTATATGCTTGTCATAAAAG GAATTCTGGTAGTTTTGTGGAACTCTTGCTTCCTCCTTTCTGCAACTCGATGTGCTTGgtcattataatttatattgaccTGATCACATTCATATGA
- the LOC135649732 gene encoding seipin-2-like isoform X1, whose product MDLREIHHDDDKDDEDKAEADSASDIYFDALDSFIESDDDGEIFFDLPPSLHLESASTPLDVLPSSASTLRRRRQPPPEGTDPAPKANLDSPADTQPKIELDMKRRVLGSDTPASSAITSDQVSAGGRDVRPGVSRESGATSRARDNEVAAADSGSVPPWCILEFSADLVIKAVFFQMTLLVSFVKTTFWLFQCSFLCVTDPLGTLYRARDGAKARVSEACKSLYENILPLMFGRLIRQRETWKLVVMLTWGFFWSLYVCLLLFGILAASFLGASLIMRRVVEEPIQMTEELSFDYTKTSPEALVPIVPCVGCLVSSKEFSIVTHEFRRLAPPNQKLQLTISLTLPESDYNRNLGVFQVRVELLTINGNITSSSRQPCILRFKSSHIRFVETFLKSMFLLAGYSSETQVLSLRMRGLIEGTKPTICVRVTLEQRAEFRPGAGIPEIYSASMKLEVELPFFKRMIWNWRKTVFIWTSMMLFIMQLLILLVCCRPVIFPRGRSNGGTPRRP is encoded by the exons ATGGACCTGCGAGAAATCCACCACGACGACGACAAGGATGACGAGGACAAGGCCGAGGCCGACTCTGCCTCCGATATCTACTTCGACGCCCTTGATTCCTTCATCGAGTCTGACGACGACGGCGAAATTTTCTTCGATTTGCCCCCGTCTCTCCACCTTGAATCGGCCTCCACCCCCCTCGACGTTTTGCCTTCATCAGCATCGACCCTCCGCCGGCGTCGCCAGCCGCCCCCCGAGGGAACCGACCCCGCCCCTAAAGCGAACTTGGATTCCCCCGCCGACACGCAGCCGAAGATTGAGCTCGATATGAAGCGACGGGTATTGGGTTCGGATACTCCGGCTTCTTCTGCTATCACCTCGGATCAGGTTAGTGCCGGAGGACGGGATGTACGCCCGGGGGTTTCTAGGGAATCCGGAGCGACGAGCCGTGCCCGTGATAACGAGGTAGCGGCAGCTGACTCTGGATCGGTGCCGCCCTGGTGCATCTTGGAGTTTTCAGCTGATCTGGTGATCAAAGCTGTCTTCTTTCAGATGACTTTGCTGGTCAGCTTCGTCAAGACAACCTTTTGGTTGTTTCAGTGCTCTTTCTTATGCGTCACAGATCCTCTCGGCACTCTTTACCGAGCAAGGGATGGGGCAAAGGCAAGGGTTTCGGAAGCATGTAAGAGTTTGTACGAGAATATTCTCCCGTTGATGTTCGGAAGATTAATTAGACAGCGGGAAACGTGGAAATTGGTGGTGATGTTGACATGGGGGTTCTTCTGGTCTCTCTATGTATGTCTCTTGTTGTTTGGGATTTTGGCAGCCTCTTTCTTAGGAGCGAGTCTGATCATGAGGCGGGTGGTGGAAGAGCCCATACAGATGACCGAGGAATTGAGTTTTGATTACACAAAAACCAGCCCGGAAGCTCTTGTGCCAATTGTTCCTTGCGTTGGTTGCTTGGTTTCCAGCAAAGAATTCAGCATTGTGACCCATGAATTTCGGCGGCTGGCGCCTCCAAATCAAAAGCTGCAGCTTACCATTTCATTGACTCTGCCAGAATCGGATTACAACAGAAATCTTGGGGTCTTTCAG GTCAGGGTGGAACTTCTAACTATAAATGGCAACATCACATCCAGTTCACGTCAACCATGCATACTTCGCTTCAAGAGCTCTCACATTCGCTTCGTAGAGACTTTCCTTAAATCCATGTTTCTATTAGCAGGCTATTCTTCTGAAACACAGGTTCTGAGTTTAAGAATGAGAGGCCTTATTGAAGGAACTAAACCAACCATATGCGTAAGGGTCACACTAGAGCAGAGAGCAGAGTTTAGGCCTGGTGCTGGTATCCCTGAAATTTATTCTGCATCTATGAAACTTGAGGTTGAGCTTCCTTTCTTTAAGAGGATGATATGGAACTGGAGGAAGACTGTCTTCATCTGGACCAGTATGATGTTATTTATCATGCAGTTGCTGATTCTTCTTGTATGTTGCAGACCTGTTATATTTCCCAGGGGAAGATCTAATGGTGGTACTCCTAGGAGACCATAG
- the LOC135650043 gene encoding uncharacterized protein LOC135650043 isoform X1: protein MAEGKEGDWECSGCRNRNYAFRCFCNRCKQPRLLVDTMSPADAKWLPRVGDWICTSCSNNNYASREECKKCGQTKDEAAMPALAMPGSSLLTNAHYTGMLQGLYGSQMNSALSGNPAIQSLLPSSSWSSWENNKFGMQSALNYSFTQNSRGQYSFSGNPSELLPAPKDWRYGDWICNCGFHNYSSRTECKKCNAPLSSSAPSIATSIVSDMFSTLGTKCLASEEFSFGWDDKRLNSGVVNNNLLGNSYLGFEQQASYNYDQVAGDFSKYFSADVTIGSKQVNVHSLQQRTMPTLIGKGAKHWRDGDWMCNNCNNHNFASRSICNRCKTQKEAAILPVSVA, encoded by the exons ATGGCGGAGGGGAAGGAAGGCGACTGGGAGTGTAGCGGCTGCCGGAACCGCAACTATGCATTCCGCTGCTTCTGTAACCGCTGCAAGCAGCCCCGCCTCCTCGTCGACACCATGTCCCCTGCCGACGCCAAGTGGCTTCCCCGCGTCGGCGACTGGATCTGCACCA GTTGCAGTAACAACAATTATGCATCCAGAGAAGAGTGCAAAAAGTGTGGCCAAACAAAGGATGAAGCAGCAATGCCAGCTCTTGCAATGCCTGGTTCGTCACTGTTGACTAATGCACATTACACTGGAATGCTACAAGGACTTTATGGGTCACAGATGAATTCAGCATTAAGTGGCAATCCTGCTATTCAGTCGCTTCTACCCAGTTCAAGTTGGTCATCTTGGGAGAATAATAAATTTGGGATGCAGTCTGCTCTCAATTACTCCTTCACTCAAAATAGTAGAGGTCAATATTCGTTTTCAGGCAACCCAAGTGAGCTTCTTCCAGCACCAAAAGACTGGCGCTATGGTGACTGGATATGTAATTGTGGTTTTCATAACTACTCATCCCGCACTGAG TGTAAAAAGTGCAATGCACCGTTATCATCTAGTGCTCCTTCAATAGCAACTTCAATTGTTTCGGATATGTTTTCAA CTTTGGGCACAAAATGTTTGGCATCAGAAGAGTTTTCTTTTGGCTGGGATGACAAAAGGCTTAATTCAGGAGTTGTAAATAACAACCTTTTG GGGAACTCATACTTGGGTTTTGAGCAACAAGCAAGTTACAATTATGATCAAGTAGCTGGAGATTTTTCTAAATATTTCAGTGCAGATGTTACAATTGGGTCCAAGCAAGTGAATGTTCATTCTTTGCAACAAAGAACAATGCCCACTCTCATTGGAAAAGG GGCAAAACATTGGCGTGATGGGGATTGGATGTGCAATAACTGCAACAACCATAATTTTGCATCTCGTTCTATTTGCAACAG GTGTAAAACACAGAAAGAAGCTGCAATCCTTCCTGTTAGTGTTGCGTAG
- the LOC135650043 gene encoding uncharacterized protein LOC135650043 isoform X2: MAEGKEGDWECSGCRNRNYAFRCFCNRCKQPRLLVDTMSPADAKWLPRVGDWICTSCSNNNYASREECKKCGQTKDEAAMPALAMPGSSLLTNAHYTGMLQGLYGSQMNSALSGNPAIQSLLPSSSWSSWENNKFGMQSALNYSFTQNSRGQYSFSGNPSELLPAPKDWRYGDWICNCGFHNYSSRTECKKCNAPLSSSAPSIATSIVSDMFSTLGTKCLASEEFSFGWDDKRLNSGVVNNNLLTNGQGNSYLGFEQQASYNYDQVAGDFSKYFSADVTIGSKQVNVHSLQQRTMPTLIGKGAKHWRDGDWMCNNCNNHNFASRSICNRCKTQKEAAILPVSVA; encoded by the exons ATGGCGGAGGGGAAGGAAGGCGACTGGGAGTGTAGCGGCTGCCGGAACCGCAACTATGCATTCCGCTGCTTCTGTAACCGCTGCAAGCAGCCCCGCCTCCTCGTCGACACCATGTCCCCTGCCGACGCCAAGTGGCTTCCCCGCGTCGGCGACTGGATCTGCACCA GTTGCAGTAACAACAATTATGCATCCAGAGAAGAGTGCAAAAAGTGTGGCCAAACAAAGGATGAAGCAGCAATGCCAGCTCTTGCAATGCCTGGTTCGTCACTGTTGACTAATGCACATTACACTGGAATGCTACAAGGACTTTATGGGTCACAGATGAATTCAGCATTAAGTGGCAATCCTGCTATTCAGTCGCTTCTACCCAGTTCAAGTTGGTCATCTTGGGAGAATAATAAATTTGGGATGCAGTCTGCTCTCAATTACTCCTTCACTCAAAATAGTAGAGGTCAATATTCGTTTTCAGGCAACCCAAGTGAGCTTCTTCCAGCACCAAAAGACTGGCGCTATGGTGACTGGATATGTAATTGTGGTTTTCATAACTACTCATCCCGCACTGAG TGTAAAAAGTGCAATGCACCGTTATCATCTAGTGCTCCTTCAATAGCAACTTCAATTGTTTCGGATATGTTTTCAA CTTTGGGCACAAAATGTTTGGCATCAGAAGAGTTTTCTTTTGGCTGGGATGACAAAAGGCTTAATTCAGGAGTTGTAAATAACAACCTTTTG ACAAATGGACAGGGGAACTCATACTTGGGTTTTGAGCAACAAGCAAGTTACAATTATGATCAAGTAGCTGGAGATTTTTCTAAATATTTCAGTGCAGATGTTACAATTGGGTCCAAGCAAGTGAATGTTCATTCTTTGCAACAAAGAACAATGCCCACTCTCATTGGAAAAGG GGCAAAACATTGGCGTGATGGGGATTGGATGTGCAATAACTGCAACAACCATAATTTTGCATCTCGTTCTATTTGCAACAG GTGTAAAACACAGAAAGAAGCTGCAATCCTTCCTGTTAGTGTTGCGTAG
- the LOC135649437 gene encoding putative HVA22-like protein g isoform X1, with amino-acid sequence MIGSLLSRALLMVFGYVYPAYECYKTVELNKPEIEQLRFWCQYWILVASLTVLERVGDTFISWLPMYSEAKLAFYIYLWYARTKGTTYVYENFFRPYIAKYETEIDRNLLELRKRVGDVMVRFWQKAASYGQTRFFEFLQYVASQSQAPREQGVQQIQQQLQAPSASSVAQQKQLDLSQQTSTVLSRPTSSGGVHPAVSPAQPQAPVPNLASKEQMQVKIIGSPANEDSDRTSQGTVIEDVIRMARTKLRNRTAVSSSSRWENSEEKSIA; translated from the exons ATGATCGGTTCGCTTCTCAGTAGAGCGTTGTT AATGGTCTTCGGCTATGTTTACCCGGCTTACGAGTGCTACAAAACCGTGGAACTGAACAAGCCAGAGATTGAGCAGCTGCGATTCTGGTGTCAGTATTG GATTTTAGTTGCATCACTAacagttcttgagagggttggggaTACCTTTATTTCATG GTTGCCAATGTACAGTGAAGCAAAATTAGCGTTCTACATATATCTGTGGTATGCCAGAACAAAG GGAACAACATATGTCTATGAAAATTTCTTTCGACCATATATTGCAAAGTATGAAACTGAGATTGATCGTAATTTGCTTGAGTTGAGAAAAAGGGTTGGGGATGTGATGGTACGGTTTTGGCAGAAGGCAGCTAGCTATGGCCAGACAAGGTTCTTTGAATTTTTACAGTATGTTGCTTCACAGTCACAGGCACCAAGAGAACAGGGTGTTCAG CAAATACAACAGCAATTGCAAGCACCCTCTGCATCATCAGTTGCTCAACAAAAACAGTTGGACCTCTCTCAACAAACTTCAACAGTGCTGTCGAGGCCTACATCATCCGGTGGTGTTCATCCAGCGGTCTCTCCTGCCCAGCCACAAGCACCAGTGCCCAATCTTGCAAGTAAGGAGCAAATGCAGGTCAAAATAATCGGTTCTCCGGCCAATGAAGACTCAGATAGGACATCTCAAGGGACTGTAATTGAAGATGTGATACGGATGGCACGCACAAAGTTGAGAAACCGAACTGCTGTCAGCTCCTCTAGCCGTTGGGAGAATAGTGAAGAAAAAAGcattgcttga
- the LOC135649437 gene encoding putative HVA22-like protein g isoform X2 yields the protein MVFGYVYPAYECYKTVELNKPEIEQLRFWCQYWILVASLTVLERVGDTFISWLPMYSEAKLAFYIYLWYARTKGTTYVYENFFRPYIAKYETEIDRNLLELRKRVGDVMVRFWQKAASYGQTRFFEFLQYVASQSQAPREQGVQQIQQQLQAPSASSVAQQKQLDLSQQTSTVLSRPTSSGGVHPAVSPAQPQAPVPNLASKEQMQVKIIGSPANEDSDRTSQGTVIEDVIRMARTKLRNRTAVSSSSRWENSEEKSIA from the exons ATGGTCTTCGGCTATGTTTACCCGGCTTACGAGTGCTACAAAACCGTGGAACTGAACAAGCCAGAGATTGAGCAGCTGCGATTCTGGTGTCAGTATTG GATTTTAGTTGCATCACTAacagttcttgagagggttggggaTACCTTTATTTCATG GTTGCCAATGTACAGTGAAGCAAAATTAGCGTTCTACATATATCTGTGGTATGCCAGAACAAAG GGAACAACATATGTCTATGAAAATTTCTTTCGACCATATATTGCAAAGTATGAAACTGAGATTGATCGTAATTTGCTTGAGTTGAGAAAAAGGGTTGGGGATGTGATGGTACGGTTTTGGCAGAAGGCAGCTAGCTATGGCCAGACAAGGTTCTTTGAATTTTTACAGTATGTTGCTTCACAGTCACAGGCACCAAGAGAACAGGGTGTTCAG CAAATACAACAGCAATTGCAAGCACCCTCTGCATCATCAGTTGCTCAACAAAAACAGTTGGACCTCTCTCAACAAACTTCAACAGTGCTGTCGAGGCCTACATCATCCGGTGGTGTTCATCCAGCGGTCTCTCCTGCCCAGCCACAAGCACCAGTGCCCAATCTTGCAAGTAAGGAGCAAATGCAGGTCAAAATAATCGGTTCTCCGGCCAATGAAGACTCAGATAGGACATCTCAAGGGACTGTAATTGAAGATGTGATACGGATGGCACGCACAAAGTTGAGAAACCGAACTGCTGTCAGCTCCTCTAGCCGTTGGGAGAATAGTGAAGAAAAAAGcattgcttga
- the LOC135649087 gene encoding hydrolase 3-like → MAASNEIALELAPIIRVYKDGRIERLNADVHLPPSVDTATGVASKDVPIAAGVTARLYLPAVAAPSKLPVFVYYHGGCFCIGSAFSSIYHDFLNTIVSTASVIAVSVDYRLAPEHLIPAAYEDAWCALRWVASHAEGGPEPWLAKDRTDFTRLFLAGDSAGANIAHNVAMRVAAEGLGVGGARVESAVLLHPYFWGTARLPSEVGRVDHPFIPPHTVDSMGIFKPCWST, encoded by the coding sequence ATGGCAGCAAGCAACGAGATCGCCCTCGAGTTGGCCCCCATCATCCGCGTCTACAAGGACGGCCGAATTGAGCGCTTAAACGCCGACGTGCACCTCCCTCCCTCCGTCGACACCGCCACCGGCGTCGCCTCCAAGGACGTCCCCATCGCCGCCGGCGTCACCGCCCGGCTCTACCTCCCAGCTGTCGCCGCGCCATCGAAGCTCCCCGTCTTCGTGTACTACCACGGCGGATGCTTCTGCATCGGCTCCGCCTTCTCCTCCATCTACCACGACTTCCTCAACACCATCGTGTCCACGGCCAGCGTCATCGCCGTGTCCGTAGACTACCGGCTGGCACCGGAGCACCTCATCCCGGCGGCCTACGAGGACGCCTGGTGCGCGCTCCGGTGGGTGGCGTCCCACGCGGAGGGCGGCCCTGAGCCGTGGCTGGCCAAGGATCGGACGGACTTCACGCGTCTCTTTCTGGCCGGGGACAGCGCCGGGGCGAACATCGCGCACAATGTGGCGATGCGCGTGGCCGCGGAGGGGCTCGGCGTTGGCGGTGCGAGGGTGGAAAGCGCGGTGCTGCTGCACCCCTACTTCTGGGGGACGGCCCGGCTGCCGTCCGAGGTGGGGCGCGTCGACCACCCTTTTATCCCGCCGCACACCGTGGACAGCATGGGCatcttcaaaccttgttggagtacatga
- the LOC135649088 gene encoding probable carboxylesterase 12, with product MAASNEIALELAPIIRIYKDGRIERLDADVQLPPSVDTATGVVSKDVPIAAGVTARLYLPAVDAPSKLPVFVYYHGGGFCIGSASSSIYHVFLNTIVSTASVIAVSVDYRLAPEHLIPAAYEDAWCALRWVASHAEGGPEPWMAKDRTDFTRLFLAGDSAGANIAHNVAMRVAAEGLGVGGARVESMVLLHPYFWGTTRLPCEVGRVDHPVIPPHTVDSMWQLITGGADNDDPRLNPLADGAPSLAGLGCRRVMVAVAEKDTLRDRGRAYFEALRKCGWGGEAQLWETQGEDHVFFLFKPECNEVSLLVKRLVSFLKD from the coding sequence ATGGCAGCAAGCAACGAGATCGCCCTCGAGTTGGCCCCCATCATCCGCATCTACAAGGACGGCCGCATTGAGCGCTTAGACGCCGACGTGCAACTCCCTCCTTCCGTCGACACCGCCACCGGCGTCGTCTCCAAGGACGTCCCCATCGCCGCCGGCGTCACCGCCCGGCTCTACCTCCCAGCTGTCGACGCGCCATCGAAGCTCCCCGTCTTCGTGTACTACCACGGCGGAGGCTTCTGCATcggctccgcctcctcctccatctACCACGTCTTCCTCAACACCATCGTGTCCACAGCCAGCGTCATCGCCGTGTCCGTGGACTACAGGCTGGCACCGGAGCACCTCATCCCGGCGGCCTACGAGGACGCCTGGTGCGCGCTCCGGTGGGTGGCGTCCCACGCGGAGGGTGGCCCCGAGCCGTGGATGGCCAAGGATCGGACGGACTTCACGCGTCTCTTTCTGGCCGGGGACAGCGCCGGGGCGAACATCGCGCACAATGTGGCGATGCGCGTGGCCGCGGAGGGGCTCGGCGTTGGCGGTGCGAGGGTGGAAAGCATGGTGCTGCTGCACCCCTACTTCTGGGGGACGACGCGGCTGCCGTGCGAGGTGGGGCGCGTCGACCACCCGGTTATCCCGCCGCACACCGTGGACAGCATGTGGCAGCTGATAACCGGCGGGGCGGACAACGACGACCCGAGGTTAAACCCGTTGGCGGATGGGGCGCCGAGTCTGGCGGGGCTGGGTTGCAGGCGGGTGATGGTGGCGGTGGCGGAGAAGGACACGTTGAGGGACAGGGGGAGGGCGTACTTCGAGGCTCTGAGGAAGTGCGGGTGGGGAGGGGAAGCACAGCTGTGGGAGACGCAGGGAGAAGAccacgtcttcttcctcttcaagcCAGAGTGCAATGAGGTGTCTCTCTTGGTGAAGAGATTGGTTAGCTTCCTGAAGGATTAA